Below is a genomic region from Synergistaceae bacterium.
ACCTTTTTCTCCCCTGCCGGAGTGTTCGTGCGAACTAGAAAGATGGGGGCGCCCAGGGTAGCGGAGGTAGTCTCTCCGTGAGGGGTGTCGAGGCAGCGCTGGCAGTTTTGGGGCAGGTGAGACAGGGAAGGTTTGCCTCCGAGGCCATACGGCGCCTGGGAGACTCGATGTCCCCCGGAGATTTGACACTCGCCTCCTCTCTGGTCTACGCTGCACTTAGAAGGCAGCAGCTCTGGAGGGAGATATTCCTGTCCTTCTACAGGGGGTCTCCGGGCAGCCTCACCAGGGAGCTGGAGGATTCCCTGTGCGTGGGCACAGCGGGGTTGCTCGAGTTGAGGAATTTTGCCCCAAGAGTCCTCGTCAACGCATTGGTCCAGGCCCGAAAGGACGGGGGGGACGAGCGAGGCGCCCGATTGCTCAACGCGGTGCTGCGCAGAGTCTCCGAGGGAGGAGCCGAGAGGCTTGCAAGGATAGGATCGTCTGGAAACGCGAAGGAGCAGGCGCTCTTCGCGGGAATTCCCCTCTGGATTGCGAATATCTGGCGCAATACATTCGGAGAAGAGGGGAAAACTCTCTTGAGGTTGGCGCGCATTCGCTCCTACTCCTCCTTCCGGGTTTTCCCCGAGGAGAGGATCGACACCATCATCGATCGGGCTGGACAAGCCGGTCTTCGCTGCTGGCGATCGCCTCTTCTGCCCTATAGCGTGCGCTTGAGCGGCACTGTGTTCCCTCCCTCTTTCCCCGGCTTCGCGGAGGGGTGGGCCACTCCGCAGTCGGAGGGATCGATGCTAGTGTGCGAGGCTGCGAAGAGCGTCTACAGGAAGGGGCCTATCCTGGAGATGTGCTCCGGGAGGGGAATAAAGACCGGCCTGTTCGCGCAGCTCCTTCCCGGGACGCCGATAGAGGCCTTGGAGCTCTCCCCCAGGCGTGTCTCGGCCGCCGAGCGGGAGATGACAAGGCTGAAGCCGCCGGTTCGCCCGGTGTTTCGAGTTGGAGACGCCCTGACCTCGACCCCGAACATCGTTCCCGGATTGATCTCGCTTGACGCTCCATGTTCCGGGAGCGGCACATGGAGTCGGCGCCCCGAGGGGAAATGGCGTCTTTCACCGGAAAAACTGAGGTCTTTAACGCTTCTGCAAAAAGATTTGCTGAAAAAGGCTGTCTCCCTCCTTGCGCCGGGAGGAATTGTAGTCTACTCTACTTGTAGTCTTCTTAAAGAGGAAAATGAGAGTGTTGTCGCCGAAGTCCTGTCCGAGGATTTATCTATAACGGAGCTGCCGTTCCCTATTACGGCGAAGCACCTTCGAAGAGGAAGGCCTTGGGGAGTGTACGTTTGGCCCGAACTGCCGTGGCTTGACGGCTTTTACATGGCGGCAATTTTAAAAAGATCGGGAGGGAAGGACTCTTGATGGGAAGAATTCTTCGCTGGGCGATCGTCCTGGCGCTTTTGGTTATCTTGATCTCAGGAAGCATGGCCTTCTACACCGTATTTTTCGGGGGCAAGGACCTTGTAATACCTCCCCTGAGAGAGATGTCGGTCCTGGACGCCGTGGAGAGCGCCGAGCGGATGGGGCTCGAGGTCAGGATCGAGCAGATCGACTCCTCGGTCTCCGCCGGGATGGTGCTTGCCCAGTGGCCCGACCCGGGCACGAAAGTCCGAAGGGACAAGACCGTGATTCTGAAGGTGAGCAAGGGCGGAAACAAGAGAGGCATATCGGATCTCAGGGGCCTTGAGCAGGGACAGGCCATTCGCGCGATAGAGGAGCAGGGGCTCCCGGTCGGTGATATCCTCAAAATACATGACAATTCTCGCCCGGCCGGCGCTGTGATCGCCCAAAATCCCGCCTCTCCCGCCATGATCGACAGCGAAAGAAAAGTGGACCTTCTTGTAAGCCTCGGCCCGGTCCCGAAGGATGGGCGAATCCCGGTTCCCGACATAGCCCAGCGCGATGAGAGTGCCGCGAGGCAGATACTTCAGCAGAGCGGGCTGAAAGTCGGAGGAGTCGAGTACGTCGCCACGCAACACACGCCGGAGGGCATGGTTATGGGGACCAAGCCGAAATCCGGTTCCATGGTGCGCCAGGGTGACTCGATAGTGATCCAGGTTGCCACCTCGAGGAAAAAGACTCCCGAGCCGACTCAACCGCCTGTGCCGGTCGATCCTGACTTAACGGGTGTGGTTGTGGAGCAGCCGCGGGTTCCCCCCAGCCAGATAGGACCGGTCGGTCCCGTCCGGCCGATGACGCCGGAGCAGATTGAACTGGCGGGAGCGACAGGCCTTGCGCCCGGAGAGCTCCCGATGCCCGTGCCTGTCACGCCGGTTGCTCCTGTCACGCCGGGAAAGCCCGCGACGCCGGAGACGGAGACGCCCGCACCGACCCCCGGGGTCGCGCCCGCCGGCACTGGATTGGCTAAGATCCGCTACCAGGTGCCGCCTTTGACCAAGCCTCTC
It encodes:
- a CDS encoding RNA methyltransferase: MRGVEAALAVLGQVRQGRFASEAIRRLGDSMSPGDLTLASSLVYAALRRQQLWREIFLSFYRGSPGSLTRELEDSLCVGTAGLLELRNFAPRVLVNALVQARKDGGDERGARLLNAVLRRVSEGGAERLARIGSSGNAKEQALFAGIPLWIANIWRNTFGEEGKTLLRLARIRSYSSFRVFPEERIDTIIDRAGQAGLRCWRSPLLPYSVRLSGTVFPPSFPGFAEGWATPQSEGSMLVCEAAKSVYRKGPILEMCSGRGIKTGLFAQLLPGTPIEALELSPRRVSAAEREMTRLKPPVRPVFRVGDALTSTPNIVPGLISLDAPCSGSGTWSRRPEGKWRLSPEKLRSLTLLQKDLLKKAVSLLAPGGIVVYSTCSLLKEENESVVAEVLSEDLSITELPFPITAKHLRRGRPWGVYVWPELPWLDGFYMAAILKRSGGKDS
- a CDS encoding PASTA domain-containing protein, translating into MGRILRWAIVLALLVILISGSMAFYTVFFGGKDLVIPPLREMSVLDAVESAERMGLEVRIEQIDSSVSAGMVLAQWPDPGTKVRRDKTVILKVSKGGNKRGISDLRGLEQGQAIRAIEEQGLPVGDILKIHDNSRPAGAVIAQNPASPAMIDSERKVDLLVSLGPVPKDGRIPVPDIAQRDESAARQILQQSGLKVGGVEYVATQHTPEGMVMGTKPKSGSMVRQGDSIVIQVATSRKKTPEPTQPPVPVDPDLTGVVVEQPRVPPSQIGPVGPVRPMTPEQIELAGATGLAPGELPMPVPVTPVAPVTPGKPATPETETPAPTPGVAPAGTGLAKIRYQVPPLTKPLSLKIEMVDGTGTKPLLTRNVNGGEFISLDSPFYSEAVVTVYLGGEFVWQERYK